A window from Pseudanabaena sp. BC1403 encodes these proteins:
- a CDS encoding iron uptake porin, translating into MILFLNKHLLVSMVSLLVNTIFSDQLLAYSFSRSELNKLSDITLRGDLKSFQISNSYIISNSKAESYSNVSQLLDVSHQDWDFMALQSIVNRYNCLTGYPNLNYRGDRNLTRYEFAAAIRACSDRLNQQLQTTLTNKISQADLLTLQKLQIDFATELSSLTNIVANLEAKTTNLESKSFSPTTKLNGVAIMSIATNYASQTDFTQPALDIQQNSIISNQLTPNTNVIAIARLNLSTSFSGEDLLYTRLEAGNSGVSIGSLLEQPAQFIGYAGFASSSGLEYGGISSEFYLGALRYTFPLGRDIQATIAPVLSLNDYFDLNSFSNDETKDFSASIFISNPLLLPVNDGTGGLVEWSPNQGDWTLRVGHITTGAGLDTSDPIRNINQGLFGDPYQAIAELEFAPKDAQENTPVSIRLQYTNGSVNNLDYNIGGLNLEWMLNKGFAVFGRYGFGSIQNRDNPIRDALPTYINANFGGNAINPQTWSLGLAFPDLFTEGGLGAIAIGQPFIDTNVGNATQTNLELFVKFPITSQITITPDLQMIFNPNNNNTNGSITILSLRTVFSF; encoded by the coding sequence ATGATTTTATTTTTAAATAAGCATTTACTAGTCAGCATGGTTAGCCTTCTAGTAAATACTATTTTTTCAGATCAGTTACTAGCTTATAGTTTTTCTAGATCAGAGTTAAATAAGTTATCAGATATAACCCTTAGGGGAGATTTAAAATCATTTCAAATCTCTAACTCATACATAATTTCTAATTCTAAAGCAGAATCATATTCTAATGTTTCCCAACTTTTAGACGTTAGCCATCAAGACTGGGATTTTATGGCTTTGCAATCTATTGTAAATCGATACAACTGCTTAACTGGTTATCCAAATCTAAACTATAGGGGCGATCGCAATTTGACTCGTTACGAATTTGCAGCAGCGATCAGAGCTTGTAGCGATCGCTTAAATCAGCAACTGCAAACCACACTTACAAATAAAATAAGTCAAGCCGATTTACTTACTTTACAAAAATTGCAAATTGACTTCGCGACAGAGCTATCATCGCTTACTAACATAGTCGCTAATCTAGAAGCAAAAACTACTAACTTAGAATCAAAATCTTTCTCGCCAACGACAAAACTGAATGGAGTAGCGATTATGTCCATCGCTACTAATTATGCTAGTCAAACTGACTTTACTCAACCTGCTTTAGATATTCAGCAAAACTCAATAATTTCTAACCAGTTAACCCCTAATACTAATGTGATCGCGATCGCTAGATTGAACTTAAGTACTAGTTTCTCTGGCGAAGATCTCTTATATACAAGACTAGAAGCTGGAAACAGTGGCGTAAGTATTGGTAGTTTGTTAGAGCAACCTGCCCAATTTATTGGCTATGCTGGGTTTGCTAGTAGTTCTGGATTAGAATATGGTGGAATTTCTTCGGAGTTCTATTTAGGTGCTTTACGTTATACATTTCCCCTAGGTAGAGATATTCAAGCCACGATCGCACCTGTTCTATCACTAAATGATTATTTTGATTTAAACAGTTTCTCTAATGACGAAACCAAAGATTTTTCTGCCAGCATATTTATCAGCAATCCACTTTTGTTGCCTGTAAATGATGGAACTGGCGGCTTAGTCGAATGGAGTCCTAATCAGGGAGACTGGACTCTGAGAGTAGGACATATCACAACTGGCGCAGGATTAGATACTAGTGATCCAATTCGCAATATTAATCAAGGACTATTTGGCGATCCCTATCAAGCGATCGCAGAATTAGAATTTGCTCCTAAAGATGCACAAGAAAATACACCCGTATCTATCCGTTTGCAATATACCAATGGCTCTGTTAATAATCTTGATTACAACATCGGTGGACTTAACTTGGAATGGATGCTTAATAAAGGCTTTGCAGTATTTGGGAGATATGGGTTCGGCTCCATTCAAAACCGCGATAATCCGATTCGTGATGCCTTACCGACTTATATAAATGCCAACTTTGGAGGCAATGCGATTAATCCGCAAACATGGTCTTTAGGCTTAGCTTTTCCCGATTTATTTACGGAAGGCGGATTGGGCGCGATCGCGATCGGGCAGCCCTTTATCGATACGAATGTTGGCAATGCTACTCAAACTAATCTTGAGCTATTTGTTAAATTTCCAATTACCTCACAGATTACGATCACGCCAGATTTGCAGATGATCTTTAATCCTAATAACAACAATACCAATGGCTCGATCACGATCTTGAGTTTACGTACAGTATTTAGTTTTTAA
- a CDS encoding fatty acid desaturase family protein, with protein sequence MFSRDFEAIDNTKVKSAKSVQSSKQILSAQELNVLNAKSDLKGSVQLFGHLAVMSISGYLWGTNMGNLSDRWFIAIPALILYGFSFAIMFAPLHEASHRTVFTNNQANDVLCWFAGLLSFYNSTFYRLYHKWHHRYTQILDKDPELSDRKPTNLKEYIIEISGITWWIGKFRRHFLTAIGNLDNCPFIPEGSRAEVIRSNRLQLLVYAVAIAISVYFQQPWFITYWMLPLAVGQPILRFLLLAEHTDRPNTDNMLANTRTTLTLAPLRFLIWNISYHAEHHLYASIPFHQLGAAHAKLSSHFECVENGYINVHRQIIANFDAKTENSVA encoded by the coding sequence ATGTTTTCAAGGGATTTTGAGGCTATAGATAATACCAAAGTTAAATCGGCAAAATCAGTTCAAAGTTCTAAGCAAATTCTCTCTGCTCAAGAATTGAATGTATTGAATGCTAAGTCTGATCTTAAGGGATCTGTGCAATTATTTGGGCATCTTGCGGTGATGTCAATTAGTGGCTATCTCTGGGGTACAAATATGGGAAATCTTAGCGATCGTTGGTTTATAGCTATACCAGCGTTAATTCTTTACGGATTTAGCTTTGCAATTATGTTTGCGCCATTGCATGAGGCTTCCCATCGTACCGTTTTTACGAATAATCAAGCCAATGATGTCCTTTGCTGGTTTGCAGGGCTGTTATCTTTTTATAACAGTACCTTCTATCGGCTCTATCACAAGTGGCATCACCGCTATACTCAGATCTTGGATAAAGATCCTGAATTAAGCGATCGCAAGCCCACAAATCTCAAGGAATATATTATCGAAATTAGCGGGATTACTTGGTGGATCGGCAAGTTTCGTAGACATTTCCTCACAGCGATCGGTAACTTAGATAATTGTCCATTTATTCCTGAAGGCTCCCGTGCGGAAGTGATTCGCTCAAACCGTTTGCAGCTATTGGTTTATGCGGTGGCGATCGCTATTTCTGTATATTTCCAACAGCCTTGGTTTATCACCTACTGGATGCTCCCCCTTGCAGTCGGTCAGCCCATTTTAAGATTTCTGCTCCTAGCCGAGCATACTGATCGCCCCAATACCGATAATATGCTCGCCAATACCCGTACTACGCTTACCCTTGCGCCTTTAAGATTCCTAATTTGGAATATCTCCTACCATGCCGAGCATCATCTCTATGCTTCCATTCCCTTCCATCAATTAGGCGCAGCCCATGCAAAATTAAGTTCCCATTTTGAATGTGTCGAAAATGGATATATTAATGTCCATCGCCAAATCATCGCTAATTTTGACGCGAAGACAGAGAATTCAGTAGCATGA
- a CDS encoding hybrid sensor histidine kinase/response regulator, which translates to MLLSLKNNHQKTQKQGLSLRLLLVAPFVIQIFAAVGITGYLALRNGQQSVSNLASQLTNKASHLVNQHLDSYLNIPPKINQINIDAIDIGLLNLQDFQKSGRYFWKQMQSYKVSAIGYALTNGDFIGANYVKEGSEIIIEEVSNLTNRKDHIYSADLEGNRLKVINIEDYSPLMEPWYYETIQANKPVWTKVYAWNIKQGIFAVSVNQPIYGKKKEIIGVIGTDLLLSSISIFLSEIELSPSAKIFVIERDGLLIASSNRENMFTVVNDKSDRLNILQSQDPLVRATAKHLQQKFGNFQVIQTGFQSSDFDYQGDHQFLQVTPWRDRYGLDWLVVVVVPESDFMAQINANTRITILLCITALAIAILVGLITSQWLVKPIQGLSQAAAAIADGELETRVNIQGVNELEILSTSFNQMAAKLQESFEDLEVKVADRTIELQKSKEQAEVANVAKSEFLANMSHELRTPLNAILGFTQIMHRDRSLNKSQIENLNIIGRSGEHLLALINDVLDMSKIEAGRIALNETDFDLRESLYLVIEMFQMRAGTKELYLKLEQSEDLPQFIRTDEKKLRQVLINLISNALKFTQIGGVTVRVKLDNSKTNASSNPKQINIHFSVNDTGAGIDAAEVDKVFDPFMQTESGRKADQGTGLGLPISSKFVQLMGGDITFSSEVGVGTTFEFSIQAELSESAKAISSKPTFRVIGLVPNERTYRILIVDDRWENRQILIKLLTPIGFEVKEAENGQIAVEIWEQWQPDLIWMDMRMPVMNGYEATTQIRSHLKGQATTIIALTASTLEEERAIVLSAGCDDFVRKPFLENTIFEKMSQYLGVLYVYEEIAASQSKPSLSLVKFTAESLLEMPKEWLWQLEKAASQLDSNAIAQLLAQVPKEHFLLTKEIEDSVHDFDFGRIISLVQEACSL; encoded by the coding sequence ATGTTATTAAGCCTAAAGAACAACCACCAAAAGACTCAAAAACAAGGTTTATCTTTAAGGCTTTTGTTAGTTGCTCCATTTGTTATCCAAATTTTTGCTGCGGTGGGTATCACTGGGTATTTAGCATTGCGAAATGGACAACAATCCGTAAGTAACCTTGCCAGTCAATTGACGAATAAAGCTAGCCATCTAGTTAATCAACACCTAGATAGTTATTTAAATATCCCTCCAAAAATCAATCAAATTAATATTGATGCGATTGATATTGGTCTACTCAACTTACAAGATTTCCAAAAGTCTGGACGCTACTTTTGGAAGCAGATGCAGAGCTACAAGGTCAGCGCCATTGGCTACGCTTTGACAAATGGTGACTTTATTGGTGCAAACTATGTTAAAGAAGGATCGGAAATTATAATTGAGGAAGTTTCCAATCTCACAAACCGTAAAGACCATATCTATTCAGCCGATCTTGAAGGGAATCGGCTCAAAGTCATTAATATCGAAGATTATTCACCCTTAATGGAACCTTGGTATTATGAAACGATTCAGGCTAATAAGCCTGTTTGGACAAAGGTCTATGCATGGAATATTAAGCAGGGAATTTTTGCTGTCTCAGTAAACCAACCAATCTATGGAAAAAAGAAGGAAATCATTGGTGTGATTGGAACTGATTTACTCTTGAGTAGTATTAGTATTTTTTTAAGCGAGATCGAGCTTAGCCCTTCTGCCAAAATATTTGTAATTGAGCGCGATGGGCTGTTAATAGCTAGTTCTAACCGAGAAAATATGTTTACTGTTGTTAATGATAAAAGCGATCGCTTGAACATTCTCCAAAGCCAAGATCCACTTGTGAGAGCAACTGCGAAACACTTACAACAAAAGTTTGGGAACTTTCAGGTGATCCAAACGGGATTTCAAAGCTCAGACTTTGACTATCAAGGCGATCACCAATTTTTACAAGTCACACCTTGGCGCGATCGCTATGGCTTAGATTGGCTGGTGGTCGTCGTCGTGCCTGAGTCAGATTTTATGGCGCAGATTAATGCGAATACGCGCATTACAATTTTGCTTTGTATAACTGCATTAGCGATCGCAATTTTGGTCGGACTTATCACCTCACAATGGCTTGTGAAACCAATTCAAGGTTTGAGCCAAGCTGCTGCTGCGATCGCCGATGGGGAACTTGAAACTCGTGTGAATATTCAAGGCGTTAATGAATTAGAAATCCTATCCACTTCCTTTAATCAAATGGCAGCAAAACTGCAAGAATCCTTTGAGGATTTGGAAGTTAAAGTTGCCGATCGCACAATTGAACTGCAAAAATCGAAAGAACAAGCCGAAGTTGCCAATGTTGCCAAAAGTGAATTTCTCGCTAACATGAGTCACGAACTGCGAACACCCTTAAATGCGATTTTAGGCTTTACCCAAATCATGCATCGCGATCGCAGTCTTAATAAGTCACAAATTGAGAATCTTAATATCATCGGTCGTAGCGGCGAACATTTACTGGCGCTGATCAACGATGTCCTTGATATGTCCAAAATTGAGGCAGGACGGATTGCGCTGAATGAGACAGATTTTGACCTGCGAGAATCTCTCTATTTAGTCATAGAAATGTTCCAAATGCGGGCTGGCACTAAGGAACTATATCTCAAGCTTGAGCAATCAGAGGATCTGCCCCAATTTATTCGCACCGATGAAAAGAAGTTACGACAAGTTTTAATTAATCTAATTAGCAACGCTCTCAAATTTACACAAATAGGTGGAGTTACGGTTCGCGTTAAACTTGATAATTCCAAAACTAATGCATCCTCAAATCCCAAACAGATAAATATCCATTTCTCTGTTAACGATACTGGTGCTGGCATTGATGCTGCTGAAGTAGATAAGGTATTCGATCCGTTTATGCAGACTGAATCGGGACGTAAAGCTGACCAAGGCACAGGTCTGGGTTTACCGATTAGCAGTAAGTTTGTACAGCTTATGGGCGGCGATATCACCTTCAGCAGTGAGGTTGGGGTTGGTACAACTTTTGAGTTTAGTATCCAAGCTGAGCTTAGTGAATCTGCTAAGGCGATCTCCTCTAAACCCACCTTTCGGGTCATTGGTCTTGTCCCCAATGAAAGAACCTATCGAATTTTGATCGTTGACGATCGCTGGGAAAATCGGCAAATCTTAATCAAATTACTGACTCCGATTGGCTTTGAAGTAAAAGAAGCCGAAAATGGACAGATTGCTGTGGAAATTTGGGAACAGTGGCAACCAGATCTGATTTGGATGGATATGCGAATGCCCGTAATGAATGGCTATGAAGCTACTACTCAGATCAGATCCCATCTCAAAGGTCAAGCAACAACAATTATTGCACTCACGGCTAGTACCTTAGAAGAAGAACGCGCCATTGTCTTATCGGCAGGTTGTGATGATTTTGTTCGCAAACCTTTTCTTGAAAATACGATCTTTGAGAAGATGTCACAATATCTTGGTGTACTGTATGTTTATGAAGAGATCGCTGCCAGTCAGTCAAAACCTAGTCTGTCTCTAGTCAAATTCACGGCTGAGTCGCTGTTGGAGATGCCCAAAGAATGGCTATGGCAGCTTGAGAAAGCAGCTTCACAACTAGATAGTAATGCGATCGCCCAATTACTAGCGCAAGTGCCGAAAGAACATTTTCTGCTAACTAAAGAAATCGAAGATAGTGTCCATGATTTCGATTTTGGTCGGATTATCTCTCTAGTGCAGGAGGCTTGCTCTCTATGA